One part of the Thermococcus sp. Bubb.Bath genome encodes these proteins:
- a CDS encoding ABC transporter ATP-binding protein: protein MTIEINVEGLSFSYDSRNRALDDVSFHVEGERIGIVGQNGSGKTTLLSILMGFLKPDEGKVTINGIVPSKERGKILKVFVPSFEKGRLPYRMKVRELVELLGRVTGDPSGVRELAEDIGISAFMDKRVYGLSSGQEQLVWIFNALADQGRIPALDEPFVHLDIHAYRRVVKALKERFDSYILISHVPEDVELLTESLVVLEMGKVRWYGELSGLEPAYEVFVPSGANVDLPEVLADFGNVLVCKCSPELLDSLMKEGKILGYKRAGVRLLYAQVLD, encoded by the coding sequence GTGACGATTGAGATAAACGTCGAGGGTCTGAGCTTCAGCTACGATTCACGGAACAGGGCGCTTGATGATGTTTCCTTTCACGTTGAGGGGGAGAGGATAGGGATAGTCGGCCAGAACGGGAGCGGAAAGACGACCCTCCTCTCCATCCTCATGGGCTTCTTGAAACCGGACGAGGGGAAGGTCACGATCAACGGTATCGTCCCTTCGAAGGAGAGGGGCAAGATCCTCAAGGTCTTCGTCCCTTCCTTTGAAAAGGGCCGCCTTCCCTACAGGATGAAGGTGAGGGAGCTCGTGGAGCTCCTTGGAAGGGTTACTGGCGATCCCTCTGGGGTGAGGGAGCTGGCGGAGGACATAGGCATAAGCGCCTTCATGGACAAGAGGGTTTACGGCCTCTCCTCCGGTCAGGAGCAGCTGGTGTGGATTTTCAACGCCTTGGCCGATCAAGGCAGAATTCCTGCCCTTGATGAGCCGTTCGTTCACCTCGACATCCACGCTTACAGGAGGGTCGTCAAGGCGCTTAAGGAACGGTTTGACAGCTACATACTCATCTCCCACGTCCCGGAGGATGTGGAACTCTTAACGGAGTCACTGGTGGTTCTTGAGATGGGAAAAGTCCGCTGGTACGGGGAGCTCTCCGGTCTTGAGCCTGCGTACGAGGTATTCGTGCCATCGGGAGCGAACGTGGATCTTCCAGAGGTCCTGGCGGACTTTGGGAACGTCCTCGTGTGCAAATGCAGCCCGGAGCTGCTCGATTCCCTGATGAAGGAGGGTAAAATCCTCGGATACAAACGTGCGGGGGTGCGGTTGCTCTATGCTCAAGTACTCGACTGA
- a CDS encoding deoxyhypusine synthase: MTEPKDVVLKESEEVEGIPIDGPWPDEVSSLEEVLDYYERIGFQATHLGKAIQIWKKVEKRRAEGKEVRVFLGYTSNIISSGLRELVAWLVKESKVDVIVTTAGGIEEDFIKTLKPFILGDWNVNDALMREKGINRIGNIFVPNDRYIEFEKYMIPFFERVLEIEKERGKPLTASEFIYEMGRYMDEKLGKEKERSVIYWAYKRNVPIFCPAITDGSIGDMLYFFKEERGDRELVIDIANDIVKLNNLAVTAKETASIILGGSLPKHAIINANLFREGTDYAIYITTAVPWDGSLSGAPPSEGVSWGKIRAKADYVEIWADATLVFPLLVWKVMKG; encoded by the coding sequence ATGACCGAGCCAAAAGATGTAGTCCTCAAAGAGAGCGAAGAGGTAGAGGGAATCCCTATAGATGGTCCGTGGCCCGACGAGGTTTCCAGCCTTGAAGAGGTTCTCGACTACTACGAGAGAATAGGCTTCCAGGCGACCCACCTCGGAAAAGCCATCCAAATCTGGAAGAAGGTCGAGAAAAGGCGCGCCGAGGGAAAGGAGGTTAGGGTTTTCCTCGGCTACACTTCCAACATCATCTCCTCCGGCCTGCGCGAGCTGGTTGCGTGGCTCGTGAAGGAGAGTAAGGTTGATGTCATAGTCACGACAGCCGGAGGAATCGAGGAGGACTTCATAAAAACTCTGAAGCCGTTCATCCTCGGCGACTGGAACGTAAACGACGCCCTGATGCGCGAAAAGGGGATAAACAGGATAGGCAACATCTTCGTGCCCAACGACCGCTACATCGAGTTCGAGAAGTACATGATACCATTCTTCGAGCGCGTTCTGGAGATAGAAAAGGAGCGCGGAAAGCCGCTGACCGCGAGCGAATTCATCTACGAGATGGGCCGCTACATGGACGAGAAGCTCGGGAAGGAGAAGGAGCGCTCGGTGATCTACTGGGCCTACAAGAGGAACGTGCCAATATTCTGCCCGGCCATAACCGACGGCTCCATCGGCGACATGCTCTACTTCTTCAAGGAGGAGAGGGGAGACAGAGAGCTGGTCATAGACATCGCCAACGACATCGTGAAGCTCAACAATTTGGCCGTCACTGCAAAGGAAACCGCCTCGATAATCCTTGGAGGTTCGCTTCCAAAGCACGCCATAATCAACGCCAACCTCTTCAGGGAGGGAACCGACTACGCGATTTACATCACAACCGCAGTTCCCTGGGACGGCTCCCTGAGCGGCGCGCCACCGAGCGAGGGGGTCAGCTGGGGCAAGATAAGGGCCAAGGCCGACTACGTCGAGATATGGGCAGATGCAACGCTGGTGTTCCCGCTGCTGGTGTGGAAGGTGATGAAGGGATAG
- the corA gene encoding magnesium/cobalt transporter CorA, with protein MEKKRITLFAYSPTEFVEKRLEGLDEVKDYMNYPVVWVNIDGMDFEGLEDLGFSRAFLHVLKRSRGPRALVLKDQLLLLIHQVYRIERGLKKERTTFLMKDNLLVTVQERQGDVFNHVREEIRNKDSILRGSGPDYLIYALLDAVIENYLPLLEEISNSVEKLESEALKRADRELLRHIQSIRRQTFFIRRAIFPLLEVFRRIRVEGAHLFGEKTRLYLEDLSSHIVEVLDLIESQREMADGLIDIYYSAISIRTNEVMRILTVVSTIFIPLTFITGLYGMNFNPRASPYNMPELNWYYGYPAVLLVMLAIAAGMIVYFRRKGWI; from the coding sequence GTGGAGAAGAAGCGGATAACCCTCTTTGCGTACTCCCCCACGGAGTTCGTTGAAAAAAGGCTTGAGGGCCTCGATGAGGTCAAGGACTACATGAACTACCCCGTCGTCTGGGTTAACATCGACGGGATGGATTTTGAGGGACTGGAGGATTTGGGGTTTTCTAGGGCTTTTCTCCACGTGCTCAAGCGCTCCCGCGGTCCGAGAGCTCTTGTCCTGAAAGACCAGCTCCTCCTTCTCATCCATCAGGTTTACCGGATAGAACGTGGCCTGAAAAAGGAGAGAACCACCTTTCTCATGAAGGACAACCTCCTTGTCACCGTCCAGGAGAGGCAGGGGGACGTTTTCAACCATGTGCGCGAGGAGATACGGAACAAGGACAGCATCCTCAGGGGTTCTGGGCCGGACTACCTCATCTATGCACTCCTCGATGCGGTCATCGAGAACTACCTGCCCCTCCTGGAGGAGATAAGCAACTCCGTCGAGAAGCTTGAATCAGAGGCCCTTAAGCGAGCCGACAGGGAACTGCTGAGGCACATCCAGAGCATCAGAAGGCAGACCTTTTTCATCCGGCGGGCGATATTCCCCCTTCTTGAGGTCTTCAGGAGGATTCGGGTTGAGGGGGCCCACCTCTTTGGGGAAAAGACCCGCCTCTACCTCGAGGACCTTTCAAGCCACATTGTGGAAGTTCTAGACCTCATAGAGAGCCAGAGGGAGATGGCCGACGGTCTAATCGACATCTACTACTCCGCAATCTCGATAAGGACGAACGAGGTAATGCGCATCCTCACCGTGGTCTCCACGATCTTCATTCCTCTCACCTTCATAACGGGCCTGTACGGCATGAACTTCAATCCCCGTGCTTCGCCGTACAACATGCCGGAGCTGAACTGGTACTACGGCTATCCAGCTGTCCTTCTCGTAATGCTCGCCATAGCGGCTGGGATGATCGTTTATTTCAGAAGAAAAGGGTGGATTTAA
- a CDS encoding ATP-binding protein, which yields MDERILTSLVATSRRVKAWARKFPKRRFLFHELKSIDEEYYVGVRGIRGVGKTVLLLQLANETEKSVYFSADSILIKPFSLYEVVKALAKMGYRNVFIDEIHRKPDWAEDLKTLYDEHEVRVFFSGSSAIDLVYLGADLSRRVVLKELPPASFREWLNIKKGFDVPRYSLKEILSKAFDLTNMYAELHPMWQEYMREGGVLYPESGFYDALDNSTRKVILEDLSALREISVKYETDAFKLLYFIARSAPFEANYSRIAKHLEVSKNMAIRLVEDLSKAGLLISVNPCESLRKEPKLYLTVPLREFFARKGFKVNQGALREEFFVNHLRHYGVCYLKGKRGEKTADFRVREWVIEVGGEGKGRYQKPDYIAVDGLITGKNKIPLFLFGLIY from the coding sequence ATGGACGAAAGGATACTCACATCCCTTGTAGCAACGAGCAGACGGGTAAAGGCGTGGGCCAGAAAGTTCCCAAAGAGGCGCTTCCTCTTCCATGAGCTCAAAAGCATCGATGAAGAGTACTATGTCGGTGTCAGAGGCATCCGCGGCGTTGGCAAAACGGTCCTCCTACTCCAGCTGGCAAACGAGACTGAGAAAAGCGTCTATTTTTCCGCGGATTCTATACTTATTAAACCCTTCTCGCTCTATGAGGTCGTGAAAGCTTTGGCCAAGATGGGGTACAGAAACGTTTTCATCGACGAAATCCATAGGAAACCGGATTGGGCCGAGGACTTAAAGACGCTCTACGATGAGCATGAAGTTCGGGTATTCTTCTCAGGCTCATCTGCCATTGACTTGGTGTATTTGGGGGCCGATCTATCAAGAAGGGTCGTTCTGAAGGAGCTTCCCCCGGCTTCTTTCAGGGAGTGGCTCAATATCAAAAAGGGATTTGACGTTCCCAGATACAGTCTAAAAGAAATCCTCTCAAAAGCCTTTGACCTGACAAACATGTACGCTGAACTCCACCCAATGTGGCAGGAATATATGCGTGAGGGAGGCGTGCTCTATCCGGAGAGCGGTTTCTACGATGCCCTCGACAACTCCACTCGAAAGGTGATCCTTGAGGACCTCTCCGCGCTGCGGGAGATCAGCGTCAAGTACGAGACCGATGCATTCAAGCTCCTCTACTTCATAGCTCGTTCAGCACCCTTCGAAGCGAACTACTCGAGGATAGCCAAGCATTTAGAGGTTTCAAAGAACATGGCGATCCGGCTCGTGGAGGACCTTTCCAAGGCGGGTCTTTTGATTTCAGTTAATCCATGCGAAAGCCTCAGAAAGGAGCCCAAACTCTATCTAACGGTCCCCTTAAGGGAGTTCTTTGCCAGAAAGGGGTTTAAAGTTAATCAGGGGGCCTTAAGGGAGGAGTTCTTCGTCAACCATCTGCGTCACTACGGCGTCTGCTACCTCAAGGGCAAGAGAGGTGAGAAGACCGCTGATTTTAGGGTTAGAGAGTGGGTCATCGAGGTTGGCGGAGAAGGAAAGGGAAGATACCAGAAGCCTGACTACATAGCAGTTGATGGACTGATTACAGGAAAGAATAAGATCCCGCTCTTCCTCTTTGGGCTGATTTATTGA
- a CDS encoding PIN domain-containing protein, producing the protein MYGLLPSDATILATCIKHGILRIATFDSDFENINGIEIVR; encoded by the coding sequence ATGTACGGCCTCCTGCCAAGCGATGCAACGATCCTCGCGACATGCATAAAACACGGAATTCTAAGGATAGCAACTTTTGACTCGGACTTCGAAAATATTAACGGGATTGAGATTGTCAGATAG
- a CDS encoding DUF86 domain-containing protein yields MHDEVTQRALLYSLQVCVDVAMDIVAMLTKDLGITVEDDYTNIERLIRKGVLFPQEGELLKKYNGLRNAIVHKYDRLNLNSVIDGLKRIDELYEVVLKLIETYEKLEGE; encoded by the coding sequence ATGCACGATGAAGTTACACAGCGGGCGTTGCTTTACTCTCTGCAGGTTTGTGTCGATGTCGCCATGGACATTGTGGCGATGCTAACCAAAGACCTTGGAATTACGGTAGAAGACGACTATACGAATATTGAGCGGCTCATCAGGAAGGGCGTTCTTTTCCCACAGGAGGGCGAGCTGCTGAAGAAGTACAATGGCCTGAGAAACGCCATCGTCCACAAGTACGATCGGCTTAATTTAAACAGCGTCATTGACGGCCTGAAGAGAATCGATGAGCTGTACGAAGTAGTTCTCAAGCTCATCGAGACCTACGAGAAGCTCGAAGGAGAGTAA
- a CDS encoding zinc metalloprotease HtpX — protein sequence MGLIMWLRTGVLMAVLTGLLMGIGYIFGGPSWALMMFIFSLIFNFFTYWYSDRIVLSWYNARIVDESEAPELYAIVRNLAERAGLPTPRVAIIPTETPNAFATGRDPNHAVVAVTQGILRILNRDELEGVIGHELTHVKNRDILIGTVAAAMAGAIVQLAYWARWIAIFGGFSRDRDDSGEIIGAILVAILAPIAAMLIQAAISRSREFLADEGGARISGKPQALASALMKIEQAVRYRPMKEGNVATAHMFIVNPFRGMSIANLFSSHPPTEARIERLRKIAEEMGIYF from the coding sequence ATGGGACTGATAATGTGGTTGAGAACTGGTGTCTTAATGGCAGTCCTGACCGGCCTGCTCATGGGCATAGGTTACATCTTCGGCGGGCCGAGCTGGGCGCTGATGATGTTTATCTTCTCACTGATATTCAACTTCTTCACCTACTGGTACAGTGACAGAATCGTGCTGAGCTGGTATAACGCGAGGATAGTCGACGAGAGCGAGGCCCCTGAGCTGTATGCGATAGTCAGAAATCTGGCCGAAAGAGCCGGTCTGCCTACCCCAAGGGTAGCAATAATCCCCACCGAGACCCCCAACGCCTTCGCAACGGGGAGAGACCCGAATCACGCGGTCGTTGCGGTGACCCAGGGGATTCTCAGGATACTTAATAGGGACGAGCTGGAAGGGGTCATAGGTCACGAGCTGACACACGTGAAGAATAGGGACATCCTGATAGGCACAGTGGCAGCGGCAATGGCGGGTGCGATAGTACAATTAGCCTACTGGGCTCGCTGGATAGCAATATTCGGCGGTTTCAGCAGGGACAGAGACGATAGCGGTGAAATCATCGGAGCGATACTCGTTGCAATCCTCGCTCCAATAGCGGCAATGCTCATTCAGGCAGCCATAAGTCGCTCAAGGGAGTTCCTGGCGGACGAGGGGGGCGCAAGGATAAGCGGCAAACCCCAAGCGCTCGCGAGCGCGCTGATGAAGATAGAGCAGGCTGTCCGTTATAGACCTATGAAAGAAGGCAACGTCGCCACAGCCCACATGTTCATCGTGAACCCGTTCAGGGGCATGAGCATAGCGAACCTCTTCTCAAGCCATCCACCAACTGAGGCGAGGATAGAAAGGCTCAGGAAGATAGCGGAGGAGATGGGGATTTACTTCTGA
- a CDS encoding SDR family oxidoreductase, which yields MRVLVTASSRGIGFNVARELLKRNARVVISSRNPERLQKAKKELAEFGEVHAVRANLYDQGDLENLVKTSWELLCGVDALVWNAGNVRCEPCLLHEAEYIDWLEAAALHSVAPGYLTTLLLQTWLEKGMKGTLVYLNSVSVKEPMPPLVLADVTRAGLIQLAKSVSRTYGKKGIRAYSVLLGSFDTPGARENLRQLSEERGEPFEETWEREVLSRTPLHRTGRWEELGSLVAFLLSEEAEYMLGSTVVIDGAMTRAVDI from the coding sequence ATGAGGGTTCTCGTCACTGCGTCATCACGGGGGATCGGTTTCAACGTCGCGCGTGAACTCCTGAAGAGAAACGCGAGGGTAGTCATCAGCTCCCGGAATCCCGAACGCCTCCAAAAGGCTAAAAAAGAGCTGGCGGAGTTTGGGGAAGTCCACGCCGTAAGGGCGAATCTATACGATCAGGGGGACCTGGAGAACCTTGTAAAGACCTCCTGGGAGCTCCTCTGTGGGGTTGACGCCCTCGTCTGGAACGCCGGAAACGTCCGCTGTGAACCCTGCCTTCTTCATGAGGCAGAGTACATTGACTGGCTCGAGGCGGCCGCACTTCACTCGGTCGCACCCGGTTACCTTACGACCCTCTTACTTCAGACCTGGCTTGAGAAGGGGATGAAGGGGACGCTCGTTTATCTCAATTCTGTCTCGGTGAAGGAGCCAATGCCACCGCTCGTCTTGGCAGATGTAACAAGGGCTGGACTGATCCAGCTGGCGAAGAGCGTTTCAAGGACTTACGGAAAGAAAGGCATCAGGGCCTACTCCGTTCTCCTTGGAAGCTTCGATACCCCCGGCGCAAGGGAGAACCTCCGGCAACTTTCCGAGGAAAGGGGTGAGCCTTTCGAGGAGACCTGGGAACGGGAAGTCCTGTCAAGGACGCCACTCCACAGGACGGGCAGGTGGGAAGAGCTCGGCTCGCTGGTGGCTTTCCTGCTGAGCGAGGAAGCCGAATACATGCTCGGCTCGACGGTTGTGATTGACGGGGCTATGACGAGGGCGGTGGATATCTGA
- a CDS encoding OsmC family protein, which translates to MNEGEIDFKAAAELLAATSTWIGDGRTKTRLSKTELEVDNPLSVPPMNPEDNMTWPEQLLPASLAACFITTMTSISERMRVNLKSLQVTVKPLLAKDSDGGFKFDKMFITIELSVPQEDRPKVKRLVELTHRYCLISKAIKGNVKEVIETKVHEV; encoded by the coding sequence ATGAACGAAGGAGAAATAGACTTTAAAGCCGCAGCCGAACTACTCGCGGCTACATCAACGTGGATTGGGGACGGTAGAACAAAAACAAGATTGAGCAAAACGGAACTTGAGGTGGACAACCCGCTGTCAGTTCCCCCGATGAATCCAGAGGACAACATGACCTGGCCGGAACAGTTATTACCAGCATCCCTAGCCGCATGCTTCATAACCACAATGACCAGCATCAGCGAGAGAATGAGGGTTAATCTCAAATCACTTCAAGTCACCGTAAAACCACTGCTAGCTAAGGACAGCGATGGAGGATTTAAGTTCGACAAGATGTTCATTACGATTGAACTTTCTGTTCCACAGGAAGACAGGCCCAAGGTCAAAAGATTGGTCGAGCTAACCCATAGGTACTGCCTCATAAGCAAGGCCATAAAAGGCAACGTAAAGGAAGTTATAGAAACAAAGGTTCATGAAGTTTAA
- a CDS encoding ATP-binding protein, with product MKFIDRDREMGILGREWENRPSFVVLYGRRRVGKTRLLREFSKGRRTFFFTFPEALKEVQMREFREAMADFLGDDLARKLKTDDWLDLLRYLAEKVDDCLIVLDEFTYAIKSERKILSDLQRVWDNILSEKNVMLVLSGSLLGMMWDDVLSHASPLYGRGTRSMNLRPFDYPNALKFFSDPEFGIRAYMLVGGIPSYLRLASRYNTVEEFLMEEFLSDYGFFYDEPYVLLGEELRELKTYFSILRAIAEGNRRLEKIANFVGLPARSVYPYVETLMRLGFVEKESPVLGSRKVSLYHIKDPMLLTWFTITYPQMAEISSGTARLDNLYKVYSTRFEELAREFLTLFRPIEFESLGRWWYRGDEIDIVAVGKSETTLVEVKWKDLSKRDALRVLRELEAKAEKVRSAGKARLGLIAKSVKGKEELREQDYLVWDLEDILGAAR from the coding sequence ATGAAATTCATCGACCGCGATAGGGAAATGGGAATCCTTGGGAGGGAGTGGGAAAACAGGCCATCCTTCGTCGTCCTCTACGGCAGGAGGAGGGTTGGAAAGACCCGCCTCCTGAGGGAGTTCTCAAAGGGCAGGAGAACCTTCTTCTTCACCTTCCCCGAGGCCCTCAAGGAAGTCCAGATGCGGGAGTTCAGGGAAGCAATGGCCGACTTTCTCGGTGATGACCTCGCCAGAAAGCTGAAGACGGATGACTGGCTCGACCTTTTGAGGTACCTGGCGGAGAAAGTTGACGACTGTCTCATTGTCCTCGACGAGTTCACCTACGCCATAAAGTCTGAGAGAAAGATACTGAGCGACCTTCAGCGGGTCTGGGATAACATCCTAAGCGAGAAAAACGTCATGCTCGTGCTTTCAGGTTCGCTCCTCGGCATGATGTGGGACGACGTACTGAGCCATGCGTCTCCACTTTACGGTAGGGGGACGAGGAGCATGAACCTTAGACCCTTTGACTATCCGAACGCCCTTAAGTTCTTCTCCGATCCGGAGTTTGGGATAAGGGCTTACATGCTCGTCGGCGGAATTCCTTCCTATCTGAGGCTTGCGAGTCGCTACAACACCGTAGAGGAGTTCTTAATGGAGGAGTTCCTGAGCGACTACGGCTTCTTCTACGACGAGCCCTACGTCCTCCTCGGCGAGGAGCTGAGGGAGCTGAAGACATACTTCTCGATACTGAGGGCGATAGCTGAAGGCAACAGGAGGCTTGAGAAGATAGCGAACTTCGTCGGCCTGCCCGCGAGGAGCGTTTACCCCTACGTTGAGACGCTGATGAGGCTCGGCTTCGTCGAGAAGGAAAGCCCAGTCCTGGGGAGCAGGAAGGTGAGCCTCTACCACATCAAAGATCCGATGCTCCTCACGTGGTTCACCATCACCTACCCGCAGATGGCCGAGATAAGCTCTGGAACGGCGAGACTCGACAACTTGTACAAGGTCTATTCCACCCGCTTTGAGGAGCTGGCGAGGGAGTTCCTAACGCTCTTCCGTCCAATAGAGTTCGAGAGCCTCGGCAGGTGGTGGTATAGGGGGGATGAGATAGACATAGTTGCAGTGGGCAAGAGCGAGACTACCCTCGTGGAGGTCAAATGGAAGGATTTGAGCAAGAGGGACGCCCTACGGGTTCTCCGGGAACTTGAGGCGAAGGCCGAAAAGGTTCGCTCCGCCGGAAAGGCCAGGTTAGGCCTTATAGCCAAAAGCGTGAAAGGAAAAGAGGAGCTTAGAGAGCAAGACTACTTAGTGTGGGATTTGGAGGACATCCTTGGGGCGGCCCGTTAG
- a CDS encoding nucleotidyltransferase domain-containing protein, which translates to MVSMEELRRDFREFKDACMGILLYGSRIKGEATGRSDVDVCLVRPKPGTYEKVLERLGGKYDVKVFEELPLYVQVDIIKNHRVIYGDELELSEYFYRFRKLWSDMEHRIRENRFKSVREKARLRRRAREKAKVFGKA; encoded by the coding sequence ATGGTCAGCATGGAGGAGCTTCGCAGAGACTTCAGGGAGTTCAAAGACGCCTGCATGGGGATTCTTCTCTATGGCTCCCGCATCAAGGGAGAGGCAACTGGTCGGAGTGATGTTGATGTGTGCCTTGTGAGGCCAAAGCCTGGGACGTACGAGAAGGTTCTGGAAAGGCTCGGCGGTAAGTACGATGTGAAGGTTTTTGAGGAGCTACCGCTGTACGTTCAGGTAGATATAATCAAGAACCATAGGGTCATCTACGGGGACGAGCTCGAACTTTCGGAGTACTTTTACAGGTTCAGGAAGCTCTGGAGCGACATGGAACATAGGATACGTGAAAACCGGTTTAAAAGCGTGAGGGAAAAAGCCAGGCTGAGGAGGCGTGCCCGTGAGAAGGCAAAGGTATTTGGAAAAGCTTGA
- a CDS encoding TCP-1/cpn60 chaperonin family protein, with the protein EAELVEERKVAGENMIFVEGCKNPKAVTILIRGGTEHVVDEVERAFEDALKVVKDVMEDGAILPAGGAPEIELSIKLDEYAKQVGGKEALAIEAFADALKIIPKTLAENAGLDTIDVLVRVISEHKNKGIGIGVDVFAGEPADMLERGIIAPARVTKQAVKSASEAAIMILRIDDVIAAKASKSEGGQGGGMPGGMGGMGDMNMGM; encoded by the coding sequence GTGAGGCCGAGCTCGTCGAGGAGAGGAAGGTCGCCGGCGAGAACATGATTTTCGTTGAGGGCTGCAAGAACCCGAAGGCCGTGACCATACTCATCAGGGGCGGCACCGAGCATGTCGTTGACGAGGTTGAAAGGGCATTTGAGGATGCCCTCAAGGTCGTCAAGGATGTCATGGAGGACGGTGCCATCCTTCCGGCCGGCGGTGCCCCGGAGATTGAGCTCAGCATTAAGCTCGATGAGTACGCCAAGCAGGTGGGTGGCAAGGAGGCTCTGGCCATCGAGGCCTTCGCCGATGCTCTCAAGATAATCCCGAAGACACTTGCAGAGAACGCCGGCCTTGACACCATTGACGTGCTCGTGAGGGTTATCAGCGAGCACAAGAACAAGGGCATTGGAATAGGGGTTGACGTGTTCGCAGGTGAGCCCGCAGATATGCTCGAGCGCGGCATCATTGCCCCAGCCAGAGTGACCAAGCAGGCTGTCAAGAGCGCCAGCGAGGCGGCTATAATGATACTCCGCATCGACGACGTCATCGCCGCCAAAGCCAGTAAGTCCGAAGGCGGCCAGGGCGGTGGAATGCCTGGCGGTATGGGTGGAATGGGCGACATGAACATGGGCATGTGA
- a CDS encoding FAD-dependent oxidoreductase, with product MRFYICRAKEGPKPFRIAIIGAGPAGLTAAGYLACRGYEVHVYEKMPEGGGMVAFGIPEARIPIKAVRNGIKDLERLGVSFHFRTKVVYDSPRELGDEWAEHFVSLERLLGEFDAILIATGAWKPRALTIPGAKLSGVYDALTLLHHIKMARMEYYSWEKIPNIKGKRLVIIGAGYTAVDVAIEGRLLGAEKITMVYRRGLEHSYAKTEVRKLVEEGVEFIEFASPVRIIGDERARGVEFARTELVEGNVIQTDEKFILDADIVAYAIGQLPTSPIREIACANEKILKDAGIFFAGDVVAPRNIGTAMREGKARAREIEEWLLERAPRKVFPVPVAAKLVNQVINGKC from the coding sequence GTGAGATTCTACATTTGCAGAGCAAAAGAAGGGCCCAAACCGTTTAGAATTGCTATAATTGGTGCCGGACCCGCTGGGCTAACTGCGGCCGGCTACCTAGCGTGCAGAGGCTACGAAGTCCATGTTTACGAGAAGATGCCAGAGGGTGGCGGAATGGTGGCTTTTGGAATTCCAGAGGCAAGGATACCAATAAAGGCAGTTAGGAATGGAATAAAAGACCTTGAAAGGCTTGGGGTGAGCTTCCACTTCAGAACGAAGGTGGTGTACGATTCTCCAAGGGAGCTGGGTGATGAGTGGGCCGAGCACTTCGTTTCTTTGGAGAGGCTCCTCGGTGAGTTCGATGCCATTCTGATAGCGACGGGAGCGTGGAAGCCGCGGGCACTAACAATCCCCGGGGCGAAGCTTTCCGGCGTGTATGACGCCCTCACCCTGCTCCACCACATAAAAATGGCGAGGATGGAGTACTACTCCTGGGAGAAGATTCCGAACATTAAGGGCAAACGCCTCGTCATTATCGGGGCAGGGTACACCGCCGTAGACGTTGCCATTGAGGGCAGGCTCCTTGGGGCGGAGAAGATAACGATGGTCTACAGGCGGGGACTGGAGCACAGCTACGCGAAGACGGAGGTAAGGAAGCTGGTCGAGGAGGGAGTGGAGTTCATAGAGTTTGCCTCCCCAGTGAGGATTATTGGAGACGAAAGAGCCCGGGGAGTTGAGTTCGCCCGGACGGAGCTGGTGGAAGGCAACGTCATTCAAACAGACGAAAAGTTCATACTCGATGCAGACATCGTTGCCTACGCCATCGGCCAGCTTCCTACCAGCCCGATAAGGGAAATAGCATGTGCCAATGAGAAGATACTGAAGGATGCTGGAATCTTCTTTGCAGGAGACGTTGTTGCACCCAGGAACATAGGAACCGCGATGAGGGAAGGAAAAGCGAGGGCAAGGGAGATAGAGGAGTGGCTCCTTGAGAGGGCGCCTAGGAAGGTCTTCCCGGTCCCCGTAGCGGCGAAGCTCGTTAACCAGGTGATAAATGGGAAGTGCTAA